In the genome of Raphanus sativus cultivar WK10039 chromosome 4, ASM80110v3, whole genome shotgun sequence, one region contains:
- the LOC108855479 gene encoding lipase-like PAD4, translated as MEECRYETSELQASFMTATPLWSDSWSLCDVADRTRSIQIQRIAKIMFIALPEVEISQADNLVVLDDAFFSNLSTSLPSDEPPPMVNGAIRDLFVSSALYIQSQITQGLEMEERKQVVITGHSTGGAVAALTALWLLSQPSKPSFRLLCITFGSPFLGNQSLSSSISRSRLAHNFCNVVSIHDLAPCRNDDLWPFGTFLFCSDNGGVCLDNAASVRRMFLILNSTGTPNIEERPRYEHYVSRLSHQFLISRSFHGGSISDNSYQTGVALALESLGLYIDHPSRVSAKECIEAATTISRAPILRSSELANELGNVVRWRLDIQWYKDRCDASPMQLGYYDNFKVMSKSEIRVIKSRVLLAKFWDGVLRMLEKNELPFDFHLGKKWVYASLFYQLLAEPLDIAYFYKYDYSRTKGHYLENGNRHKRYVVIDKWLKERRELHKEKRSRTQYASTTQDTCFWAKLEEAKECLDDMRSKSIDAERRYLLREKIVGFENYADTLVKMKEVSVDVLARESSYSKWVEKLKEFKPHMDNMVVDESNAMEIQ; from the exons ATGGAAGAGTGCAGATACGAGACGAGCGAGTTACAGGCTTCTTTCATGACGGCGACTCCGTTGTGGTCTGATTCATGGAGTTTATGCGACGTCGCAGATCGCACAAGGAGTATTCAGATCCAGCGCATCGCCAAAATCATGTTCATTGCTTTACCGGAGGTGGAGATAAGTCAAGCGGATAATCTCGTGGTCCTGGACGACGCATTTTTCTCGAACTTGTCCACATCATTACCCTCCGATGAGCCTCCTCCTATGGTCAACGGTGCAATACGCGACCTTTTTGTTTCCTCGGCTCTCTATATTCAGTCACag ATCACACAAGGATTGGAAATGGAAGAAAGAAAACAGGTGGTAATAACCGGACATTCAACTGGTGGCGCTGTGGCCGCACTCACCGCACTTTGGCTTCTCTCACAACCTTCCAAGCCGTCATTCCGCCTCCTTTGCATCACATTCGGCTCTCCTTTTCTGGGAAAccaatctctttcttcttccatCTCCCGTTCACGTTTAGCCCACAACTTCTGCAACGTGGTCTCCATCCACGACCTCGCTCCCTGTAGAAACGATGATCTCTGGCCATTTGGAACTTTTCTCTTTTGTTCCGACAATGGAGGTGTCTGCTTAGACAACGCTGCTTCAGTTCGTAGGATGTTTCTTATACTCAACTCAACAGGAACTCCAAACATTGAGGAACGTCCAAGGTACGAACATTACGTGTCTAGACTCTCTCACCAGTTTCTCATATCTAGAAGCTTTCACGGTGGAAGTATCTCAGACAATAGCTACCAAACAGGTGTCGCATTAGCCCTAGAGTCTTTAGGATTATATATTGATCACCCAAGTCGTGTATCAGCGAAAGAATGCATAGAAGCAGCTACAACAATTAGTCGTGCACCGATTTTGAGATCAAGCGAGTTAGCTAATGAGCTTGGTAATGTCGTGCGATGGAGACTAGATATTCAATGGTACAAAGACAGGTGCGACGCATCACCAATGCAGCTCGGTTACTACGATAACTTCAAAGTAATGTCAAAAAGTGAGATAAGGGTGATCAAGAGTCGCGTATTGCTAGCTAAGTTTTGGGATGGTGTGTTAAGAATGTTGGAGAAGAATGAGTTACCATTTGATTTTCATCTCGGAAAGAAATGGGTATATGCATCCCTGTTTTACCAACTCTTAGCCGAACCACTGGACATTGCATACTTTTACAAATACGACTATTCAAGGACTAAAGGTCACTACTTGGAGAATGGGAATAGACACAAAAGGTATGTAGTGATTGATAAGTGGttgaaagaaagaagagagcTTCATAAAGAGAAGCGTTCAAGAACTCAATATGCAAGCACTACACAGGATACTTGCTTCTGGGCTAAGCTGGAGGAAGCAAAAGAGTGTCTGGATGATATGAGAAGCAAAAGTATTGATGCGGAGAGACGATATTTGTTACGGGAAAAGATTGTTGGGTTTGAGAACTATGCTGATACATTGGTGAAGATGAAGGAAGTTTCGGTTGATGTTTTGGCGAGGGAGTCGAGTTACAGTAAGTGGGTGGAGAAGTTAAAAGAGTTTAAGCCCCACATGGATAATATGGTTGTTGATGAGAGCAATGCAATGGAGATTCAGTAG
- the LOC130511977 gene encoding uncharacterized protein LOC130511977 isoform X2: MVEISLLLCVSGGSVDVTVISSSSQQLLSSSSPFVFVIGPRESKYTFLQESDDQIQASSAKGALVGLCCLSLMPSCLIIFWLAGGAETLLTPHIKDYSSLVFSQLQELSSVGLFDIIAMSGSFLNTESNGTVSRTCILLVLMVVLWALLLEC; this comes from the exons ATGGTAGAAATCTCCCTTCTTTTGTGTGTGAGTGGTGGTAGTGTTGATGTTACCGTAATCTCATCCTCGTCACAACAGCTCCTCTCCTCCTCGTCTCCTTTTGTGTTTGTGATAGGCCCACGGGAATCAAAGTACACATTTCTTCAAGAATCTGATGACCAGATTCAAGCTTCTTCTGCTAAAG GTGCTCTTGTTGGTCTCTGTTGTCTTTCTCTCATGCCTTCTTGTCTCATCATCTTCTGGCTTGCAG GAGGAGCAGAAACATTGTTGACACCTCATATCAAGGACTACTCGAGTTTAGTATTCTCTCAGCTTCAGGAGCTGTCTAGTGTG GGGCTATTTGATATCATTGCTATGTCAGGTTCTTTCTTGAATACTGAGAGTAATGGTACTGTGAGCAGAACGTGCATCTTGTTGGTCCTGATGGTTGTATTGTGGGCTTTGTTGCTGGAATGCTAG
- the LOC130511977 gene encoding uncharacterized protein LOC130511977 isoform X3: protein MVEISLLLCVSGGSVDVTVISSSSQQLLSSSSPFVFVIGPRESKYTFLQESDDQIQASSAKEFNNIVRIKLRPMKLLSGGAETLLTPHIKDYSSLVFSQLQELSSVGLFDIIAMSGSFLNTESNGTVSRTCILLVLMVVLWALLLEC from the exons ATGGTAGAAATCTCCCTTCTTTTGTGTGTGAGTGGTGGTAGTGTTGATGTTACCGTAATCTCATCCTCGTCACAACAGCTCCTCTCCTCCTCGTCTCCTTTTGTGTTTGTGATAGGCCCACGGGAATCAAAGTACACATTTCTTCAAGAATCTGATGACCAGATTCAAGCTTCTTCTGCTAAAG AATTCAACAATATCGTTCGGATTAAACTAAGACCTATGAAGTTATTGTCAG GAGGAGCAGAAACATTGTTGACACCTCATATCAAGGACTACTCGAGTTTAGTATTCTCTCAGCTTCAGGAGCTGTCTAGTGTG GGGCTATTTGATATCATTGCTATGTCAGGTTCTTTCTTGAATACTGAGAGTAATGGTACTGTGAGCAGAACGTGCATCTTGTTGGTCCTGATGGTTGTATTGTGGGCTTTGTTGCTGGAATGCTAG
- the LOC130511977 gene encoding uncharacterized protein LOC130511977 isoform X1, which translates to MVEISLLLCVSGGSVDVTVISSSSQQLLSSSSPFVFVIGPRESKYTFLQESDDQIQASSAKEFNNIVRIKLRPMKLLSGALVGLCCLSLMPSCLIIFWLAGGAETLLTPHIKDYSSLVFSQLQELSSVGLFDIIAMSGSFLNTESNGTVSRTCILLVLMVVLWALLLEC; encoded by the exons ATGGTAGAAATCTCCCTTCTTTTGTGTGTGAGTGGTGGTAGTGTTGATGTTACCGTAATCTCATCCTCGTCACAACAGCTCCTCTCCTCCTCGTCTCCTTTTGTGTTTGTGATAGGCCCACGGGAATCAAAGTACACATTTCTTCAAGAATCTGATGACCAGATTCAAGCTTCTTCTGCTAAAG AATTCAACAATATCGTTCGGATTAAACTAAGACCTATGAAGTTATTGTCAGGTGCTCTTGTTGGTCTCTGTTGTCTTTCTCTCATGCCTTCTTGTCTCATCATCTTCTGGCTTGCAG GAGGAGCAGAAACATTGTTGACACCTCATATCAAGGACTACTCGAGTTTAGTATTCTCTCAGCTTCAGGAGCTGTCTAGTGTG GGGCTATTTGATATCATTGCTATGTCAGGTTCTTTCTTGAATACTGAGAGTAATGGTACTGTGAGCAGAACGTGCATCTTGTTGGTCCTGATGGTTGTATTGTGGGCTTTGTTGCTGGAATGCTAG
- the LOC108837770 gene encoding E3 ubiquitin-protein ligase PUB22, protein MDQEIEIPTFFLCPISLAIMKDPVIVSTGITYDRDSIEKWLFTGKKDSCPVTKQVITETDLTPNHTLRRLIQSWCTLNASHGIETIPTPNSPISKSEIERLIKVSSSSHQNQVKCLTRLRQIVSENTTNKRCLEAAGVPEFLEKIISNAVDTSSNLHDISNILESRFDSSRSLMDEALNLLYHLDASETARKSLLNNKKGTNLVKTLTKIMQRGIYESRAYATLLLKKILEVADPMQIILLERDFFNEVVQILHDQISHKATKSAMQILMIICPWGRNRHKAVEAGAVSMIIELLLDKSFSSERRSSEMAMVVLDMLCQCAEGRAEFLNHGAAIAVVSKKILRVSQITSERAVRVLLSIGKFCATPCLLQEMLQLGVVAKMCLVLQVSCGNKTKEKAKELLKLHAKVWRESPCVPRNLYASYPA, encoded by the coding sequence ATGGATCAAGAGATAGAGATTCCTACTTTCTTCTTATGTCCCATCTCTCTAGCTATCATGAAGGATCCGGTGATAGTCTCCACCGGAATAACCTACGACAGAGATAGCATCGAGAAATGGCTCTTCACCGGTAAGAAAGATTCATGTCCGGTCACCAAACAAGTCATAACCGAAACCGACCTCACACCAAACCACACTCTTCGCCGTCTGATCCAATCTTGGTGTACTCTCAACGCATCCCACGGCATCGAGACAATCCCAACCCCTAACTCTCCAATCTCTAAATCCGAGATCGAAAGACTCATCAAAGTTTCTTCATCTTCACATCAAAACCAAGTCAAATGCCTCACAAGACTTCGTCAAATAGTATCGGAGAACACAACGAACAAGCGGTGTTTAGAAGCCGCAGGAGTTCCTGAGTTCTTGGAAAAGATCATCAGCAACGCAGTAGATACCTCATCGAATCTACATGATATATCAAACATATTGGAGAGTAGGTTTGATTCTTCAAGAAGCTTAATGGACGAAGCGTTAAACTTACTCTATCATCTCGACGCATCGGAGACAGCCCGCAAGAGTCTTTTAAACAACAAGAAGGGAACAAATCTTGTGAAGACGTTGACTAAGATTATGCAACGTGGGATCTACGAGTCAAGAGCCTATGCGACTTTACTTCTCAAGAAGATTCTTGAAGTTGCGGATCCAATGCAAATCATATTGTTGGAACGTGACTTTTTCAATGAGGTGGTTCAGATCTTGCATGACCAGATCTCTCATAAGGCAACGAAATCAGCAATGCAGATCTTGATGATTATATGTCCATGGGGAAGGAATAGACATAAAGCTGTGGAAGCTGGAGCGGTCTCCATGATAATCGAGCTTCTTCTGGATAAAAGTTTCTCGTCCGAGAGAAGGAGTTCAGAGATGGCGATGGTGGTTCTTGATATGTTATGTCAGTGTGCAGAAGGAAGAGCTGAGTTCTTGAATCATGGTGCGGCTATTGCGGTCGTGTCTAAGAAGATATTGAGGGTCTCTCAGATAACTAGCGAAAGGGCGGTTAGGGTTTTGCTTTCTATTGGGAAGTTTTGCGCAACGCCATGTTTGTTACAAGAGATGTTGCAGTTGGGAGTTGTGGCTAAGATGTGTTTAGTTCTTCAAGTGAGTTGTGGGAACAAGACTAAAGAAAAGGCGAAGGAGTTACTTAAGCTTCACGCAAAGGTTTGGAGGGAATCACCTTGTGTCCCAAGAAATTTATATGCTTCGTATCCTGCTTGA